From the Tribolium castaneum strain GA2 chromosome 2, icTriCast1.1, whole genome shotgun sequence genome, one window contains:
- the LOC107397754 gene encoding uncharacterized protein LOC107397754 isoform X1 — MWPFKTEGKMVCHTNDIGFLLNDEFMGCNRRNPNKRVVFCPPPPSRGMNSRYTRVEGSGTYMVESSTGCEFCASFVSVFCYRVFSDRSPYLRVLEFLKFCFSKTLSHFCGTSLVGFYITTMGMCWAPDCKHYSTRDKCHFFSFPKSGKERALWKKLLRRDVEPGPGAYVCSCHFRDGRKENGPELFLHNIAKRAYFQVESPEKKKMKKQGLPSCSSSAESLSVDIPEETVPSTMNLEEVPSTSTAVVAAPADIIQDAPLESMGVQAPLVSHAALEAEMYFLKKENAELKAKIQYLTVRFCYENVQGNDKLIVLYTGLPNSQIFEALFHLIEKLDIKYYHKWTVQKLTRIDQLFLTLVKLRLNFPQLDLAQRFGVAQSTVSNIILTFVHVIYEILYKQFMTTMPSREKNKSCLPTCFSNFTNCRAVLDCTEIFTVVSRLIGVAPNGVITFVSDLYVGSTSDQKVVLNCGIIDMLKTGDMILADKGFLIQNILPPGVTLNIPPFLSNVQFTPEQVKCTENIARARIHVERAIRRLKCYHILNFLPESLCHYGDIVFKATAALTNLQFPLIKEVAELFQDCDD, encoded by the exons atgtggcCTTTTAAAACTGAGGGAAAAATGGTTTGCCACACTAATGACATTGGATTTCTTCTGAATGACGAATTCATGGGGTGCAACCGGCGCAACCCCAATAAACGGGTTGTTTTCTGTCCCCCTCCCCCATCACGAGGGATGAATAGCAGGTATACGAGGGTAGAGGGTTCAGGCACATACATGGTTGAAAGTAGTACGGGTTGTGAGTTCTGTGCTTCTTTCGTGAGTGTCTTTTGTTATCGTGTTTTTTCCGATCGTTCTCCATATCTTCGtgttcttgaatttttaaaattctgtttttccaAGACATTATCTCATTTTTGTGGTACATCATTAG TAGGTTTTTACATCACAACTATGGGAATGTGTTGGGCTCCAGATTGCAAACACTATAGTACTCGCgataaatgccatttttttagttttcctaaGTCGGGAAAAGAACGAGCactatggaaaaaattgttgag aaGAGATGTAGAACCCGGACCAGGAGCCTACGTTTGCAGCTGCCATTTTCGGGATGGAAGAAAGGAAAATGgtcctgaattatttttgcacaatatcgcaaaaagagcctattttcaagtggaatctccagaaaaaaaaaagatgaaaaaacaagGACTCCCTTCTTGTTCTAGTTCCGCTGAATcattaag TGTTGATATACCGGAAGAAACAGTACCATCGACAATGAATTTAGAGGAAGTGCCATCGACGTCTACAGCCGTAGTTGCAGCACCAGCAGATATAATTCAAGATGCTCCGTTAGAATCTATGGGTGTGCAAGCACCCTTGGTGTCACATGCGGCTCTTGAAGCAGAAatgtattttctcaaaaaggaaaatgctgaacttaaagcaaaaatacaatatctgACAGTACGATTTTGCTATGAAAATGTTCAAGGAAATGACAAACTCATTGTTTTATATACCGGTCTTCCCAATAGCCAGATTTTCGAAGCATTGTTTCACTTAATCGAAAAGTTGgacataaaatattaccacAAATGGACAGTCCAAAAGTTAACTAGAATTGACCAACTCTTTTTAACCCTAGTAAAATTACGACTCAATTTCCCTCAACTTGATTTGGCGCAACGCTTTGGGGTTGCCCAAAGCACAGtttctaatattattttaacatttgtccatgtaatatatgaaattttatataaacagtTTATGACGACAATGCCTTCgcgcgaaaaaaataaatcttgcttgccaacatgttttagcaattttactaattgtagAGCAGTTCTAGATTGTACCGAAATTTTCACTGTGGTATCAC GGCTAATTGGAGTTGCACCCAATGGTGTCATCACATTTGTAAGTGATTTATACGTGGGATCAACTTCTGatcaaaaagttgttttaaattgtggaaTAATCGACATGTTAAAAACTGGAGATATGATTTTAGCCGATAAGGGATTTTTGATCCAAAATATTCTGCCACCAGGGGTCACTTTGAATATTCCaccttttttatcaaatgtccAATTTACACCAGAGCAAGTTAAGTGTACCGAAAATATTGCACGTGCAAGAATACACGTCGAAAGGGCAATACGccgattaaaatgttatcatattttaaattttttgccagagTCTTTGTGCCACTATGgagatattgtttttaaagcgACTGCCGCTTTAACAAACCTccaatttccattaattaaagaggtagcagaattgtttcaggattgtgatgattaa
- the LOC107397754 gene encoding uncharacterized protein LOC107397754 isoform X2: MWPFKTEGKMVCHTNDIGFLLNDEFMGCNRRNPNKRVVFCPPPPSRGMNSSFPKSGKERALWKKLLRRDVEPGPGAYVCSCHFRDGRKENGPELFLHNIAKRAYFQVESPEKKKMKKQGLPSCSSSAESLSVDIPEETVPSTMNLEEVPSTSTAVVAAPADIIQDAPLESMGVQAPLVSHAALEAEMYFLKKENAELKAKIQYLTVRFCYENVQGNDKLIVLYTGLPNSQIFEALFHLIEKLDIKYYHKWTVQKLTRIDQLFLTLVKLRLNFPQLDLAQRFGVAQSTVSNIILTFVHVIYEILYKQFMTTMPSREKNKSCLPTCFSNFTNCRAVLDCTEIFTVVSRKSMSTQKLTYSTYKHHNTFKGLIGVAPNGVITFVSDLYVGSTSDQKVVLNCGIIDMLKTGDMILADKGFLIQNILPPGVTLNIPPFLSNVQFTPEQVKCTENIARARIHVERAIRRLKCYHILNFLPESLCHYGDIVFKATAALTNLQFPLIKEVAELFQDCDD; this comes from the exons atgtggcCTTTTAAAACTGAGGGAAAAATGGTTTGCCACACTAATGACATTGGATTTCTTCTGAATGACGAATTCATGGGGTGCAACCGGCGCAACCCCAATAAACGGGTTGTTTTCTGTCCCCCTCCCCCATCACGAGGGATGAATAGCAG ttttcctaaGTCGGGAAAAGAACGAGCactatggaaaaaattgttgag aaGAGATGTAGAACCCGGACCAGGAGCCTACGTTTGCAGCTGCCATTTTCGGGATGGAAGAAAGGAAAATGgtcctgaattatttttgcacaatatcgcaaaaagagcctattttcaagtggaatctccagaaaaaaaaaagatgaaaaaacaagGACTCCCTTCTTGTTCTAGTTCCGCTGAATcattaag TGTTGATATACCGGAAGAAACAGTACCATCGACAATGAATTTAGAGGAAGTGCCATCGACGTCTACAGCCGTAGTTGCAGCACCAGCAGATATAATTCAAGATGCTCCGTTAGAATCTATGGGTGTGCAAGCACCCTTGGTGTCACATGCGGCTCTTGAAGCAGAAatgtattttctcaaaaaggaaaatgctgaacttaaagcaaaaatacaatatctgACAGTACGATTTTGCTATGAAAATGTTCAAGGAAATGACAAACTCATTGTTTTATATACCGGTCTTCCCAATAGCCAGATTTTCGAAGCATTGTTTCACTTAATCGAAAAGTTGgacataaaatattaccacAAATGGACAGTCCAAAAGTTAACTAGAATTGACCAACTCTTTTTAACCCTAGTAAAATTACGACTCAATTTCCCTCAACTTGATTTGGCGCAACGCTTTGGGGTTGCCCAAAGCACAGtttctaatattattttaacatttgtccatgtaatatatgaaattttatataaacagtTTATGACGACAATGCCTTCgcgcgaaaaaaataaatcttgcttgccaacatgttttagcaattttactaattgtagAGCAGTTCTAGATTGTACCGAAATTTTCACTGTGGTATCACGTAAGTCTATGTcaacacagaaattaacaTATAGTACTTACAAACATCATAATACTTTCAAAGGGCTAATTGGAGTTGCACCCAATGGTGTCATCACATTTGTAAGTGATTTATACGTGGGATCAACTTCTGatcaaaaagttgttttaaattgtggaaTAATCGACATGTTAAAAACTGGAGATATGATTTTAGCCGATAAGGGATTTTTGATCCAAAATATTCTGCCACCAGGGGTCACTTTGAATATTCCaccttttttatcaaatgtccAATTTACACCAGAGCAAGTTAAGTGTACCGAAAATATTGCACGTGCAAGAATACACGTCGAAAGGGCAATACGccgattaaaatgttatcatattttaaattttttgccagagTCTTTGTGCCACTATGgagatattgtttttaaagcgACTGCCGCTTTAACAAACCTccaatttccattaattaaagaggtagcagaattgtttcaggattgtgatgattaa
- the LOC107397757 gene encoding uncharacterized protein LOC107397757 isoform X2, which translates to MRISAEVLPSMKKLNYTVEISYDLEEGVKTAHCTCPRGNVACHHMAAALYYAHYNVSATDIECQWSAPSKTTPQTEVIKLADVYKPKLSNYTALSRSSTEDEIIQFRAEIGVTNVVGFTWLLRPEASEEARKIIADIEEILQSLEYVQAIDKQKFLLEKCRIDEARIKLVEACTRGQHVNENWHVARKHRLTASRFGMVLSACSRRRFPPSLFKNLAEGYSLDRVAAVQWGKTHEKTALREFEEATNLKVQETGFWLEESGFLGASPDGLVEEDGILEIKCPYKYRDTDSLSEALKDKKYFYWRDENEDINLNSNHNYYHQVQGQMHITGRSICYFVVWTPKCTEIFQIEKDPGWSENINILKEFYLDQYISFISQ; encoded by the exons ATGAGAATTTCTGCAGAAGTTCTACCGAGCAtgaaaaagctaaattatactgtggag ATTTCATATGACCTAGAAGAAGGGGTTAAGACGGCACATTGTACCTGCCCAAGGGGCAACGTGGCTTGCCATCATATGGCTGCAGCATTATATTATGCTCATTATAATGTAAGTGCTACTGACATTGAGTGTCAGTGGAGTGCCCcatcaaaaacaacaccacAAACAGAAGTCATTAAGTTAGCTGATGTTTACAAGCCGAAATTATCAAACTATACGGCACTGTCTAGGTCCTCTACTGAGGACGAAATTATTCAGTTCCGTGCCGAAATAGGCGTCACGAATGTGGTGGGCTTCACTTGGCTCCTAAGACCAGAAGCAAGTGAAGaagccagaaaaattattgcagataTCGAAGAAATTCTACAAAGCTTAGAATACGTGCAGGCCATAGACAAACAAAAGTTTCTTTTGGAGAAGTGCAGAATAGATGAGGCACGCATTAAACTGGTTGAGGCGTGCACTCGGGGCCAACATGTTAACGAAAATTGGCATGTAGCAAGGAAACATCGTTTAACGGCCAGCAGGTTTGGCATGGTACTATCTGCTTGCAGTAGACGAAGATTCCCAccctctttatttaaaaatttggcggaAGGCTATTCGCTTGACAGGGTTGCTGCTGTGCAGTGGGGTAAGACCCACGAGAAGACAGCGCTCAGAGAATTTGAAGAAGCGACGAATCTTAAAGTCCAAGAGACGGGATTTTG gttggAAGAATCAGGCTTTTTGGGAGCAAGTCCTGATGGATTAGTGGAAGAAGATGGGATTCTCGAAATTAAATGCCCATATAAATATAGGGACACTGACAGTTTGTCTGAAGCCCtgaaggataaaaaatatttttattggagggatgaaaatgaggacattaatcttaacagcaatcacaattattaccaCCAAGTACAGGGGCAAATGCACATCACTGGTCGAAGTATCTGCTACTTTGTCGTGTGGACACCAAAGTGCACAGagatatttcaaattgaaaaagatccGGGGTGGTCagaaaatatcaatattttaaaagaattttatcttgaccaatatatttcctttatttcacaataa
- the LOC656457 gene encoding synaptic plasticity regulator PANTS: protein MTESNEKNEKEEPKIADEWLIRPCPVYEEEYKECSSLRGRFHQYFIFGETLDCISWKRDYDNCCRWRENKDVKSAKEIIENEKRRRKDRLVPHFSNDVWPRRTSPPDNWNSPLPEHIQKEYETSYLNIKSKELKGEIPPQVDISSYCTLM, encoded by the exons atgacTGAATCaaacgaaaaaaatgaaaaggaGGAACCAAAAATTGCAGACGAGTGgctg ATCCGTCCATGCCCCGTTTACGAAGAGGAATACAAAGAATGTTCGTCATTGAGAGGCAGGTTTCatcaatatttcatttttggcGAAACTCTAGACTGCATTTCGTGGAAAAGAGATTACGATAATTGTTGCCGTTGGCGTGAGAACAAAGATGTGAAATCGGCG aaagaaataatagaaaatgaaAAGCGGAGACGCAAAGACCGACTAGTGCCCCATTTCTCGAACGATGTTTGGCCGCGCCGGACATCCCCCCCTGATAACTGGAATTCGCCCCTCCCTGAGCACATCCAAAAGGAATACGAAACTAGTTACCTAAACATCAAATCCAAAGAATTGAAAGGGGAGATTCCGCCCCAAGTGGATATCTCCTCGTACTGCACACTAATGTAG
- the LOC107397757 gene encoding uncharacterized protein LOC107397757 isoform X1: MAEKHIVKFHFIAKFFGDGNRFLVRGENAFTSGHVTKFRFDGTVQPMRISAEVLPSMKKLNYTVEISYDLEEGVKTAHCTCPRGNVACHHMAAALYYAHYNVSATDIECQWSAPSKTTPQTEVIKLADVYKPKLSNYTALSRSSTEDEIIQFRAEIGVTNVVGFTWLLRPEASEEARKIIADIEEILQSLEYVQAIDKQKFLLEKCRIDEARIKLVEACTRGQHVNENWHVARKHRLTASRFGMVLSACSRRRFPPSLFKNLAEGYSLDRVAAVQWGKTHEKTALREFEEATNLKVQETGFWLEESGFLGASPDGLVEEDGILEIKCPYKYRDTDSLSEALKDKKYFYWRDENEDINLNSNHNYYHQVQGQMHITGRSICYFVVWTPKCTEIFQIEKDPGWSENINILKEFYLDQYISFISQ; the protein is encoded by the exons A tggcagaaaagcacattgttaagtttcactttattgcgaaattttttggggacggtaatcgctttttagttcggggagaaaatgcttttaccaGCGGTCACGTCACCAAATTTAGGTTTGATGGCACAGTACAACCGATGAGAATTTCTGCAGAAGTTCTACCGAGCAtgaaaaagctaaattatactgtggag ATTTCATATGACCTAGAAGAAGGGGTTAAGACGGCACATTGTACCTGCCCAAGGGGCAACGTGGCTTGCCATCATATGGCTGCAGCATTATATTATGCTCATTATAATGTAAGTGCTACTGACATTGAGTGTCAGTGGAGTGCCCcatcaaaaacaacaccacAAACAGAAGTCATTAAGTTAGCTGATGTTTACAAGCCGAAATTATCAAACTATACGGCACTGTCTAGGTCCTCTACTGAGGACGAAATTATTCAGTTCCGTGCCGAAATAGGCGTCACGAATGTGGTGGGCTTCACTTGGCTCCTAAGACCAGAAGCAAGTGAAGaagccagaaaaattattgcagataTCGAAGAAATTCTACAAAGCTTAGAATACGTGCAGGCCATAGACAAACAAAAGTTTCTTTTGGAGAAGTGCAGAATAGATGAGGCACGCATTAAACTGGTTGAGGCGTGCACTCGGGGCCAACATGTTAACGAAAATTGGCATGTAGCAAGGAAACATCGTTTAACGGCCAGCAGGTTTGGCATGGTACTATCTGCTTGCAGTAGACGAAGATTCCCAccctctttatttaaaaatttggcggaAGGCTATTCGCTTGACAGGGTTGCTGCTGTGCAGTGGGGTAAGACCCACGAGAAGACAGCGCTCAGAGAATTTGAAGAAGCGACGAATCTTAAAGTCCAAGAGACGGGATTTTG gttggAAGAATCAGGCTTTTTGGGAGCAAGTCCTGATGGATTAGTGGAAGAAGATGGGATTCTCGAAATTAAATGCCCATATAAATATAGGGACACTGACAGTTTGTCTGAAGCCCtgaaggataaaaaatatttttattggagggatgaaaatgaggacattaatcttaacagcaatcacaattattaccaCCAAGTACAGGGGCAAATGCACATCACTGGTCGAAGTATCTGCTACTTTGTCGTGTGGACACCAAAGTGCACAGagatatttcaaattgaaaaagatccGGGGTGGTCagaaaatatcaatattttaaaagaattttatcttgaccaatatatttcctttatttcacaataa
- the LOC103313718 gene encoding fatty acid-binding protein, with translation MSKLVGTYVHEKSENLDQYYSALGVPYIARKMMSFTSPKLTITNDGDTWTITTSTKLRTLKLEFKLGEEYDEDMPGGTLKSTTTVENDSKLVTVSIGPENTKIIRTYEATDDGCVLTLKHDKTGTEGKRYFKKA, from the exons ATGTCGAAACTTGTGGGAACATACGTTCATgagaaaagtgaaaatttgGATCAGTATTACTCGGCTTTgg GCGTTCCGTACATTGCTCGTAAAATGATGAGTTTCACGAGTCCAAAACTGACAATAACAAATGACGGCGATACTTGGACTATAACAACAAGTACAAAGCTTAGGACGCTTAAGCTTGAGTTTAAATTGGGGGAGGAATACGACGAGGACATGCCAGGAGGAACGTTGAAA agtACGACTACAGTCGAAAACGATTCGAAGCTTGTAACTGTTTCAATTGGTCCAGAAAACACTAAGATTATTCGAACTTACGAGGCCACTGATGACGGATGCGTccta ACTTTGAAACATGATAAAACCGGAACTGAAGGGAAACGATACTTCAAAAAGGCTTAA